A stretch of the Papaver somniferum cultivar HN1 chromosome 6, ASM357369v1, whole genome shotgun sequence genome encodes the following:
- the LOC113290572 gene encoding uncharacterized protein LOC113290572, which translates to MFIYNHSGITAILFLYVDDTILTCSSDSFISSLISQLSSSFAMKDLGNLHYFLGIEADMSNYPQSILLTQQKYTLDLLKRSKMLDCKPCSTPVTTDKRLSILDGTLLTDPLQYRSLAGALQYLTLTRPDINFHYTIFSVGSFSCKEGLQQFESVKKVEVAIFRNG; encoded by the coding sequence ATGTTCATCTACAATCATTCTGGTATTACTGCAATCCTTTTCTTATATGTGGATGATACTATTCTCACGTGCAGCTCAGATTCATTTATCAGCTCCCTTATATCTCAACTGAGTTCTAGTTTTGCTATGAAAGACCTTGGAAATCTGCATTATTTCCTTGGTATTGAAGCTGATATGTCAAATTATCCCCAGTCTATTCTTCTTACACAACAGAAGTACACTCTTGACCTTCTAAAAAGGTCAAAAATGCTTGATTGCAAGCCCTGCAGCACTCCAGTCACCACTGATAAAAGGCTCTCTATTTTGGATGGCACTTTACTTACAGATCCCTTGCAATATAGAAGCTTAGCGGGTGCATTGCAGTATCTTACTTTAACCAGACCTGACATCAActttcactacaccatttttagtgTTGGCAGCTTCAGTTGCAAAGAGGGGTTGCAACAGTTTGAATCTGTTAAGAAAGTCGAGGTTGCAATTTTTCGTAACGGCTAA